One window of the Trypanosoma brucei gambiense DAL972 chromosome 5, complete sequence genome contains the following:
- a CDS encoding T. brucei spp.-specific protein, which translates to MLREKLFRKLSCVRVCSSFLLYIIIIIIKLAFFSFCLSTTLLLFFFSYVVVIIVLVRTFDSIQRSWKREEKQGRKIINDHNKKELAVQVWRMGLLSIRFNDMLLFRLTGNVFCCFYKGKQKSDDVEKESFF; encoded by the coding sequence ATGTTGCGTGAAAAGTTATTTAGGAAGCTTTCATGTGTACGTGTTTGctcttcgtttcttctttatattattattattattattaaactcgcttttttttctttttgtttgtctactacattactattattttttttttcgtatgtagttgttattattgttttggTGAGGACATTTGACAGTATTCAAAGAAGttggaagagagaagagaagcagggaagaaaaataataaatgatcATAATAAGAAAGAACTTGCAGTGCAGGTTTGGCGTATGGGATTGTTGAGTATTCGGTTTAACGACATGTTACTTTTCCGTCTCACGGGAAATgtgttttgctgcttttataagggaaaacagaaaagtgatgatgttgagaaagaaagttttttttaa